From the genome of Geobacter sp. SVR, one region includes:
- a CDS encoding peptidylprolyl isomerase — protein sequence MAQAKNGDKVRVHYIGTLDDGSIFDASENTEACADDSCSDDACGCGTGSGPLEFVIGQGTLIPKFEQAVIGLEPGQSVKVKIAADDAYGQRAEEMVAVVQRSEIPADINPKPGDQMEVILEDGSPMPVLVTETSDTTITLDANHPLAGLDLNFEIRLVEIL from the coding sequence ATGGCACAGGCAAAAAACGGTGATAAAGTCCGGGTACACTATATCGGCACGCTGGATGACGGCAGCATTTTCGATGCATCGGAAAACACGGAGGCGTGTGCGGATGACAGCTGTAGCGACGACGCCTGCGGATGCGGCACCGGTTCTGGTCCGCTGGAGTTCGTGATCGGGCAGGGCACGCTGATTCCCAAGTTCGAACAGGCGGTGATCGGGCTCGAACCGGGACAATCGGTCAAGGTGAAGATCGCCGCGGACGACGCTTATGGCCAACGTGCCGAGGAAATGGTGGCAGTGGTTCAGCGCAGCGAGATTCCGGCCGATATCAATCCCAAGCCGGGCGACCAGATGGAGGTGATCCTGGAAGATGGCAGCCCCATGCCGGTCCTGGTAACCGAAACCAGCGATACCACCATCACCCTGGATGCCAATCATCCTTTGGCCGGACTGGATCTGAACTTCGAGATCAGGCTGGTGGAAATCCTGTAA
- a CDS encoding CHASE2 domain-containing protein, whose protein sequence is MGIEWRKIHGLLIVCAGLLLLFIDFLGLFEGINSFLFDLSFRIRGGRPTDSRIVIAAIDERSLETLGRWPIRRSWYADLLDRTRKAAVVGFDIIMAEPTADDALLAEAIRRHTRVVLPVYVSAGRLAVIHPAGAFAPAGTGHVHIEPGIDGIVRKLFHSLYFDNASLPSLASVMYELARSTKDGWRPHYPGRGLPAPAGTIVQGDPMGINYYGGPHSFRYVSLADVVAGAYPQSFFRDKIVLVGVTAAGLKDEVLTPFSRQRNRMPSVELQATVLNNLLDGNGIRDIPGWINAVLAMALFGICFALTGGETDRRIISLWLGGLVLVTLAFFCSFSLWDLRGAPALSYASVTVACLMSYLFRLDVLARKLDREYAVVASHLNVSPVSTGRPVPQTGLPGCISPKGLNEKIEMLVMLVEELLKTHSRLDRETTERIEAMGELRQKEQMLIQQSRMAAMGEMLNNIAHQWRQPLNVLGLALQQVGLFYEYGKLDKELLDANIAKAMKILLHLSQTIDDFRNFSTPDKEKSLFRVDQVIARTVSLIEESFRNQNITIEMRVIGEPCINGYPNEFGQVILNILMNARDAFLERGTRNARVEVCSRTEHGKTVVTIADNAGGISEEIMGSIFDAYFTTKELGKGTGVGLFMSKTIIEKNIGGRLTARNTGEGVEFRIEA, encoded by the coding sequence TTGGGAATAGAGTGGAGGAAAATCCATGGCCTACTGATTGTCTGCGCCGGTTTACTGCTTCTCTTCATAGACTTCCTGGGACTCTTCGAAGGCATAAACTCTTTTCTTTTCGATCTGTCCTTCAGGATCAGGGGGGGGCGGCCCACCGACAGCAGGATCGTCATTGCCGCCATCGATGAAAGGAGCCTGGAGACCCTGGGGAGATGGCCGATACGGCGGAGTTGGTACGCCGATTTGCTGGACCGTACAAGAAAGGCCGCAGTGGTCGGGTTCGACATCATCATGGCCGAACCGACTGCTGACGATGCCCTTCTGGCCGAAGCCATCAGGCGGCATACCCGGGTCGTGCTCCCCGTCTACGTATCCGCCGGCAGGTTGGCGGTCATTCATCCGGCCGGGGCGTTCGCTCCGGCCGGAACGGGACATGTGCATATCGAGCCGGGCATCGACGGCATCGTCAGGAAGCTGTTCCACTCTCTCTACTTCGACAATGCCTCGCTCCCTTCCCTGGCTTCGGTCATGTACGAATTGGCACGGAGCACGAAGGACGGTTGGCGGCCCCACTATCCGGGGCGCGGTCTGCCTGCGCCGGCTGGCACCATCGTCCAGGGCGATCCGATGGGGATCAATTATTACGGAGGGCCGCACAGTTTCCGGTACGTTTCATTGGCGGATGTCGTGGCAGGCGCATACCCACAGAGCTTTTTCAGGGATAAAATAGTACTGGTGGGGGTCACGGCCGCAGGGCTGAAGGATGAAGTGCTGACCCCCTTTTCCCGTCAGAGGAACCGCATGCCATCCGTCGAGCTCCAGGCCACCGTTTTGAACAACCTCCTGGATGGCAACGGCATCCGGGACATTCCCGGCTGGATAAATGCCGTGCTTGCCATGGCGCTCTTCGGCATCTGTTTCGCGCTGACCGGGGGCGAGACTGACCGGCGCATCATCTCCCTCTGGTTGGGGGGACTCGTATTGGTGACGTTGGCTTTTTTCTGCTCGTTTTCGTTGTGGGACCTTCGGGGGGCGCCGGCACTGTCCTATGCCTCGGTCACCGTGGCCTGCCTTATGTCATACCTGTTCAGGCTCGACGTACTGGCCAGGAAACTCGACCGGGAATATGCGGTGGTCGCCTCCCATCTCAACGTGAGCCCGGTCTCAACCGGCCGTCCCGTGCCGCAGACCGGACTTCCGGGGTGTATTTCGCCCAAAGGCCTCAATGAAAAGATCGAGATGCTGGTGATGCTCGTCGAAGAGCTGCTGAAAACGCATAGCAGGCTGGACAGGGAAACCACCGAGCGCATCGAGGCGATGGGGGAACTCCGGCAGAAAGAGCAGATGCTGATTCAGCAGAGCCGTATGGCCGCCATGGGAGAGATGCTCAACAACATTGCCCATCAGTGGCGTCAGCCGCTGAATGTGCTGGGACTCGCGCTCCAGCAGGTGGGGCTGTTCTATGAGTATGGCAAGCTGGATAAAGAGCTGCTCGACGCCAACATCGCCAAGGCAATGAAGATTCTGCTGCACCTGTCCCAGACCATTGACGATTTCCGGAACTTCTCCACCCCGGATAAGGAGAAGAGCCTGTTCAGGGTGGATCAGGTCATTGCGAGAACCGTCTCGCTCATCGAAGAAAGTTTCAGGAACCAGAACATCACCATCGAAATGCGCGTTATCGGTGAGCCCTGCATCAACGGTTATCCCAACGAGTTCGGCCAGGTGATCCTCAACATTCTGATGAATGCCCGCGACGCATTTCTGGAGCGGGGTACGCGCAATGCGCGGGTGGAGGTCTGCTCCCGGACCGAGCACGGTAAAACCGTGGTGACCATCGCCGACAACGCCGGCGGGATCAGCGAAGAGATCATGGGAAGCATTTTCGACGCCTATTTCACCACCAAGGAACTGGGCAAGGGAACCGGCGTGGGGCTGTTCATGTCGAAGACAATTATCGAGAAAAACATCGGGGGCCGTCTTACGGCACGAAATACAGGAGAGGGTGTCGAATTCAGGATAGAGGCATGA
- the galT gene encoding galactose-1-phosphate uridylyltransferase, whose product MSELRWDPIKLHWVIIATERGRRPRDFQVEPEGDGMLACPFCYGNEDKTPPEIYAIRPGGAPNTANWRVRVIPNKYPALRVEGELNNRGYGLYDVMNGIGAHEVIIETPDHDRTLADLTHHEISGVLTAYRARYLDLRRDSRFRYMVLFKNHGSRAGATLHHSHSQLIAVPLLPPVATTALRVSRKYFSEKERCIYCDLINFELREGERVVREFSNYVILTPYASSSPFELRLYPKRHSHDFALMNDAQLAELAVAMKDMLLRVKTVLKDAPYNFILHTAPPMHRRTGKPNHWSSLEYDYHWHIELVPRLTQVAGFEWGTGFYINPTSPEDAARFLREADL is encoded by the coding sequence ATGTCCGAACTACGCTGGGACCCGATCAAACTGCATTGGGTAATCATTGCCACTGAACGCGGCCGCCGGCCGCGTGATTTTCAGGTCGAACCGGAAGGAGACGGCATGCTGGCCTGCCCCTTCTGCTACGGCAACGAGGACAAGACCCCGCCCGAGATCTATGCCATCCGCCCCGGCGGCGCACCCAATACGGCCAACTGGCGCGTACGGGTGATACCCAACAAGTATCCGGCGCTGCGGGTCGAAGGTGAGCTCAACAACCGCGGCTACGGCCTGTACGACGTGATGAACGGCATCGGCGCCCACGAGGTGATCATCGAAACCCCGGATCACGACCGCACCCTGGCCGACCTGACGCACCACGAGATCAGCGGCGTGCTGACCGCTTACCGTGCCCGCTATCTCGACCTGCGCCGGGATTCCCGTTTCCGCTACATGGTACTGTTCAAGAACCACGGCAGCCGGGCCGGTGCCACCCTGCACCACTCTCACAGCCAGTTGATCGCCGTTCCGCTCCTGCCGCCGGTGGCCACCACCGCGCTGAGGGTTTCCCGCAAGTATTTCTCCGAAAAGGAACGCTGCATCTACTGCGACCTGATCAATTTCGAGCTGCGCGAGGGGGAGCGGGTGGTGCGCGAATTCTCCAACTACGTGATCCTGACCCCCTATGCCTCCAGTTCGCCGTTCGAACTTCGGCTCTACCCCAAACGGCACAGTCACGACTTCGCCCTGATGAACGACGCCCAGTTGGCCGAACTGGCAGTGGCAATGAAGGACATGCTGTTGAGGGTCAAGACCGTGCTGAAAGACGCACCCTACAATTTCATCCTGCATACCGCACCTCCGATGCACCGCCGCACCGGAAAACCTAACCACTGGAGTTCGCTGGAGTACGACTACCACTGGCACATCGAACTGGTGCCGCGCCTGACCCAGGTGGCAGGCTTCGAATGGGGTACCGGTTTCTACATCAACCCCACCTCCCCCGAGGACGCTGCCCGTTTCCTGCGTGAAGCGGATCTCTAG
- a CDS encoding response regulator transcription factor — protein MRMKPSPAQAHPSRSLLVVEDDKASRDLLGLMIATKFPEVTIHYAEDGRAGLELFKRHTPFVVITDVNLPEMDGIQMATEIRVLKADTKLIVITAYSDRDYLEKFNRIGFDAYILKPIVFSKLFNAVEDCFAEAGMEPH, from the coding sequence ATGAGGATGAAACCATCACCTGCGCAGGCACATCCCTCGCGTTCTCTGCTTGTCGTAGAGGACGACAAAGCGTCACGGGACCTGCTCGGTCTCATGATAGCCACCAAGTTCCCGGAGGTCACGATCCATTATGCCGAGGACGGCAGGGCGGGACTGGAGCTGTTCAAGCGGCATACCCCCTTTGTCGTCATCACCGACGTCAATCTGCCGGAGATGGACGGCATCCAGATGGCCACGGAGATCAGGGTGCTCAAGGCAGACACCAAGCTCATCGTGATCACCGCCTACAGCGACAGGGACTATCTGGAGAAGTTCAACCGGATAGGTTTCGATGCCTATATTCTCAAGCCCATTGTTTTCAGCAAGCTGTTCAATGCCGTTGAGGACTGCTTTGCGGAGGCGGGGATGGAGCCGCATTGA
- a CDS encoding DUF167 domain-containing protein, protein MTRSEHSLCSVTAQGIILNLHVQPRASKNEVCGVQDTSLKVRLTSPPVDGAANKLCREFLSELLGVPKSAVEIIAGETSRHKRVRIACADPERLRRVVDDIVRHHCSTS, encoded by the coding sequence ATGACCAGAAGTGAACATTCTCTCTGCAGCGTAACGGCGCAGGGCATCATTCTCAATCTGCATGTGCAGCCGCGGGCATCGAAGAACGAGGTGTGCGGCGTGCAGGATACATCGCTCAAGGTCAGGCTGACCTCGCCACCGGTGGACGGGGCGGCCAACAAGCTGTGTCGCGAATTCCTGTCCGAACTGTTGGGAGTGCCGAAATCGGCGGTGGAAATCATTGCCGGAGAAACCTCCCGGCATAAACGGGTGCGGATCGCATGCGCCGACCCGGAACGGCTCCGCCGGGTTGTCGACGACATCGTCAGGCATCATTGCAGCACATCCTGA
- a CDS encoding FecR domain-containing protein, with protein sequence MRQARYARALISHALIWMVPLLPALSHPASAASKWLEKKVDLTVVQGDTLLGVCGKYLEAKKNCHKLARINRLKNPDRIYAGQKLAIPISFLKGIPMEGRVTFIKGDAWTRENKSAEWAALHPGDHVREGNSLKTGAGSTIEITFEDGSSIFQNPDTALEYSTTRQGPLHLLRELFLLGGHTITRVKGATGKEQRFIIRTPSALASVRGTEFRLSIDGAETTRSEVMNGIMDVGAMGRDVAVRENEGTVVQKGLPPIAPRELLPPPQVILRPPFDTLPLNVGFTAISGATAYRVQLTRDRDGKDIVSEQTIEPESPFTINEIEDGAYYVRGMSIDDAGLAGMSSEPVPITVRVNPSPPLPVSPAEGAELRSDVVEMNWQTVQEAVGYHLQIATDRTFSKTVVDMAPGDARYAATVPEPGHYFYRIRSRAADGYEGAWSATRSFIVVPPPPVPSLEKPAVEGKEIRIRWHDLGAAYTYHCQVSRDSSFREVMVDRKTDGPELVIQKPEMPGTYYVRTSAIDSKGYEGNFSPPQSFEVESRFPYALLGFVPLGMLLLLLF encoded by the coding sequence ATGAGGCAGGCGAGATACGCAAGAGCACTGATCAGTCACGCCCTGATCTGGATGGTACCTCTGCTTCCAGCTTTATCTCATCCCGCATCGGCAGCCTCGAAATGGTTGGAGAAAAAGGTGGACCTGACCGTGGTACAGGGGGACACCCTGTTGGGCGTCTGCGGGAAATACCTGGAGGCGAAAAAAAACTGCCATAAGCTCGCCAGGATCAACCGCCTGAAGAATCCCGACAGGATCTATGCCGGCCAGAAGCTGGCGATCCCGATAAGCTTCCTCAAGGGAATTCCCATGGAAGGCCGGGTGACTTTCATCAAGGGGGATGCCTGGACCCGGGAGAACAAAAGTGCAGAATGGGCAGCGCTGCACCCGGGCGATCACGTGCGTGAGGGGAACAGCCTCAAAACCGGTGCGGGAAGCACGATTGAAATCACCTTCGAAGACGGTTCCTCCATTTTTCAGAATCCCGACACTGCACTGGAATATTCGACTACCCGGCAAGGACCGCTCCATCTCCTGCGCGAGCTGTTCCTGCTGGGAGGGCATACCATTACCCGGGTTAAAGGCGCCACCGGTAAGGAACAGCGCTTTATCATCCGCACCCCGTCAGCCCTGGCGTCAGTGCGCGGCACTGAATTCAGGCTTTCCATCGACGGGGCCGAGACGACCCGCTCCGAAGTCATGAACGGTATCATGGATGTGGGGGCAATGGGCCGGGATGTTGCGGTCCGGGAAAACGAAGGGACGGTGGTACAAAAAGGCCTTCCCCCGATCGCTCCGAGAGAGCTCCTTCCCCCGCCCCAGGTCATACTGCGGCCCCCTTTCGATACGCTCCCGCTGAACGTCGGATTTACCGCCATCTCCGGGGCGACCGCCTACCGGGTGCAACTGACCAGGGACCGCGACGGCAAGGATATCGTCAGTGAGCAAACGATTGAGCCCGAGTCGCCGTTCACGATCAACGAGATCGAAGACGGGGCCTACTATGTCCGGGGTATGAGCATCGACGATGCCGGACTGGCCGGAATGTCATCCGAACCGGTGCCCATCACGGTACGGGTGAATCCGTCTCCCCCGCTGCCCGTCTCCCCCGCGGAAGGGGCCGAACTCCGTTCCGATGTGGTGGAAATGAACTGGCAGACGGTACAGGAGGCAGTCGGATATCATCTGCAGATAGCGACGGACAGGACCTTTTCGAAGACCGTGGTCGATATGGCCCCCGGGGATGCCAGGTATGCGGCCACTGTGCCCGAACCGGGGCACTATTTTTACCGTATCCGTTCCAGAGCCGCAGACGGTTACGAGGGGGCTTGGTCGGCAACCCGCAGCTTTATCGTCGTACCGCCACCACCGGTGCCGTCACTTGAAAAGCCTGCGGTGGAGGGCAAGGAAATCCGGATCAGGTGGCATGATCTCGGCGCCGCATACACCTATCACTGCCAGGTGTCCCGGGACAGCAGCTTCAGGGAGGTGATGGTCGACCGGAAAACGGACGGTCCGGAGCTGGTCATCCAGAAGCCGGAAATGCCGGGAACCTATTATGTGCGGACAAGTGCCATCGATTCCAAGGGCTATGAAGGGAACTTCTCGCCGCCGCAGAGCTTTGAGGTTGAGTCCCGGTTTCCCTATGCCCTGCTTGGCTTTGTTCCGCTCGGAATGCTACTGTTGCTGCTGTTCTAA
- a CDS encoding SIMPL domain-containing protein, with the protein MIKVSGTGIVTVKPDMATIYVQVSRVDRNIVSAKKAVDENVAKIQEMLLDSGVKPDDINTSSLGVYEERGGQFHREGGNVASPEGYRVSRDIVSEIHDLARLDVILDNALKLGANSIQGIRFLSGDIEKLKATALEKASDDAHRKAEFLAKKFGCGLGPARQIEYDYKGQAQPFPVAAGALRSSEASFLLGTIEITATVNVVYQMQ; encoded by the coding sequence GTGATCAAAGTATCCGGAACCGGCATTGTTACCGTAAAACCTGACATGGCCACCATCTATGTGCAGGTTTCACGGGTGGACAGGAATATCGTTTCCGCTAAAAAAGCTGTTGACGAAAACGTCGCGAAAATACAGGAGATGCTGCTGGATTCCGGCGTAAAGCCGGATGACATAAACACTTCCAGCCTTGGTGTGTACGAAGAAAGAGGCGGGCAATTCCATCGGGAGGGGGGCAACGTCGCCAGCCCGGAAGGGTACCGGGTCAGCAGGGATATCGTTTCAGAAATCCATGACCTTGCCCGGCTGGATGTCATACTGGACAACGCACTCAAACTCGGTGCGAACAGTATCCAGGGTATCCGGTTCCTTTCCGGCGATATTGAGAAGCTCAAGGCAACGGCACTGGAAAAAGCGTCGGATGATGCACACAGGAAAGCCGAATTTCTCGCGAAAAAATTCGGGTGCGGGCTGGGACCGGCCCGGCAGATCGAGTACGACTACAAAGGTCAGGCGCAGCCGTTCCCCGTTGCAGCCGGAGCTCTCAGGAGCAGCGAAGCATCGTTCCTGCTGGGAACCATCGAGATTACCGCAACGGTCAATGTCGTCTATCAGATGCAGTAG
- a CDS encoding DUF3426 domain-containing protein: MIIQCERCNTKFRLDDSKVTDKGVKVRCARCRHIFSVTKEQPEDTGQADFGTMLEAASAPQEPFSAASAPDAAPEDREQSTGPFFDSPFDSDPFEQEASSEALRAETESFEPGGEERFPFPGNDDFDFSPQESKALSAEREEQSPSGDTFDFGSFDFGSPAADAGTPPTTATPFPDPDLSGPQETPPTEPDNSFFDFDDENLFGKETPTTPAGVEPAGMFTFDEFRLDEMTPPATGQAGNTVDAAPDDSGKPEPEAEAQVTPEAVEHAHQIPFAPSATADKTLPVPLASGPAPEEDELPPLSISSRRKRSPLLAVLLGLLGVVTVAAVCFFSFALPDVKAKSQAATDTGRITIRSVDASFVTNKESGELLVITGEAVNNFKEPRAAIQLKAMIYGAAGQVLTSRNAYAGNALNKEQLTTQPMDKLEAAMANQFGDSLANLEVAPGKAIPFTIVIPKPAADAKDYGVEPAGSTVATGKQ, translated from the coding sequence ATGATAATCCAGTGTGAACGGTGCAACACAAAGTTCAGGCTCGATGACTCCAAGGTCACGGACAAAGGGGTCAAGGTCCGTTGCGCCAGATGCCGGCACATATTCTCCGTAACCAAGGAACAACCTGAGGATACCGGTCAAGCCGATTTCGGGACGATGCTGGAAGCAGCTTCCGCTCCCCAGGAGCCGTTCTCCGCTGCATCCGCACCCGATGCCGCGCCTGAGGACCGGGAACAATCCACCGGACCTTTCTTCGATTCCCCCTTCGATTCAGACCCTTTCGAACAGGAAGCATCCTCGGAAGCCCTCCGGGCCGAAACCGAATCCTTTGAGCCTGGTGGGGAAGAACGTTTCCCCTTTCCCGGCAATGACGACTTCGACTTTTCCCCCCAGGAGAGTAAGGCCCTCTCCGCGGAGCGGGAGGAGCAGTCACCTTCCGGAGACACTTTCGATTTCGGCAGCTTCGATTTCGGAAGTCCGGCTGCAGATGCCGGTACCCCCCCGACAACAGCTACGCCCTTCCCGGATCCTGACCTGTCGGGCCCTCAGGAGACTCCGCCAACGGAACCGGACAATTCCTTTTTTGATTTCGACGACGAGAACCTTTTTGGCAAAGAGACACCCACGACTCCGGCAGGGGTGGAACCGGCCGGCATGTTCACCTTCGACGAATTCAGGCTGGACGAGATGACACCGCCTGCAACTGGCCAGGCCGGGAATACCGTCGACGCCGCACCGGACGATTCCGGAAAGCCGGAACCGGAGGCGGAAGCGCAGGTGACTCCTGAGGCTGTGGAACACGCCCATCAGATACCCTTTGCTCCATCTGCAACGGCAGACAAAACCCTCCCCGTTCCGCTCGCATCCGGTCCCGCTCCGGAAGAAGACGAGCTGCCCCCTCTGTCGATATCTTCGCGGCGCAAACGGAGCCCGCTGCTGGCGGTGCTGCTCGGCCTGCTCGGCGTGGTGACCGTGGCGGCAGTCTGCTTCTTCAGTTTTGCACTGCCCGACGTCAAGGCTAAGAGTCAGGCCGCAACCGATACCGGTCGGATCACCATACGCTCCGTCGACGCCTCGTTCGTAACGAACAAGGAATCCGGCGAACTGCTGGTGATCACCGGCGAAGCGGTCAATAATTTCAAGGAACCGAGGGCGGCCATACAGCTGAAGGCCATGATCTACGGCGCCGCCGGCCAGGTGCTGACCAGCAGGAATGCCTATGCCGGCAACGCGCTGAACAAGGAGCAACTGACCACCCAGCCGATGGATAAGCTGGAGGCGGCCATGGCCAACCAGTTCGGCGATTCGCTGGCCAACCTTGAGGTTGCCCCCGGCAAGGCGATCCCTTTTACGATCGTCATTCCCAAACCCGCAGCCGATGCGAAAGATTACGGCGTCGAGCCGGCCGGCTCGACCGTGGCAACCGGGAAACAGTAG
- a CDS encoding TIGR02757 family protein: MVLDRLYATRSPRHLANDPLSFCHRYPDPADREVAAVIASSFAYGNVLIILRTLESIFAALGPSPRRYAECFEPKQGLAAFSGFKHRFNDSRDLCALLWAIRLMIEQRGSIGAFFLAGHDSAAGDVTAALNTYSAEVLGLDYRPVFGRDTLPGDSYFPFFFPAPASGSACKRLCMFLRWVVRPADGIDLGLWHGIAPSQLVIPVDTHIQRISSYLDFTRRKNADWRMAREITAALGVLDPDDPVKYDFSLAHLGISEKCNGVDRDICLTCGIAEICPQNPAAA, translated from the coding sequence ATGGTCCTTGACCGCCTCTATGCCACCCGCTCCCCCCGGCACCTGGCCAACGACCCGCTCTCATTCTGCCACCGCTACCCTGATCCCGCCGACCGCGAGGTGGCGGCCGTGATCGCCTCATCCTTCGCCTACGGAAACGTCCTGATCATCCTGCGCACACTGGAGTCGATCTTTGCGGCGCTCGGCCCATCACCGCGGCGATATGCGGAGTGCTTCGAGCCCAAACAAGGCCTGGCCGCCTTCAGCGGGTTCAAGCACCGCTTCAACGACAGCCGGGATCTGTGCGCGCTCCTGTGGGCCATCCGGCTGATGATCGAGCAGCGCGGCAGTATCGGCGCCTTTTTCCTGGCCGGCCACGACAGCGCTGCCGGGGATGTGACCGCAGCCCTGAACACTTACAGTGCGGAAGTACTGGGGCTCGATTACCGTCCGGTCTTCGGACGTGACACGTTGCCGGGCGATTCGTACTTTCCGTTTTTCTTTCCTGCTCCCGCCTCCGGCAGCGCCTGCAAACGCCTGTGCATGTTTCTGCGATGGGTTGTACGACCGGCCGACGGCATCGATCTCGGCCTGTGGCACGGCATCGCTCCGTCCCAACTGGTTATCCCGGTTGACACGCACATTCAGCGTATCAGCAGCTATCTCGACTTTACCCGCCGCAAAAACGCAGACTGGCGCATGGCTCGCGAAATCACCGCAGCGTTGGGCGTGCTCGACCCGGACGACCCGGTCAAGTATGACTTCTCCCTCGCTCATCTGGGCATCTCCGAGAAATGCAACGGCGTCGATCGCGACATCTGTCTGACCTGCGGCATTGCGGAAATATGCCCGCAAAATCCTGCCGCCGCCTGA